The genomic segment CAGCGCTAAGTTTAAGCAATACTACCCCCATCTGACAGAGCACTATCTCCAGGCGGGCCACTGTCCCCATGATGAGGTGCCGGAGCAGGTGAATGCGCTGCTGAAGGACTGGGTGTTGGCGCTGGCAGTGTGATTTATAGGGCGATCGCTTCCTCTGTTCCTACCAAAGTTCCTACCATAATGCAGGCTGGTGGTTCAGGAGCGATCGCTTTCCTATCGTTCGTTACCGTTCCGCGATCTGTTTGACTCAGTCCATGGCCTCAGGCTCGGGAACGGATCTTAGGACTGCGGAGCAGTACCCGGCTTCCATTTAATATTGCAGCCGATGCTAGGACGTTGGTCGGCATCCACGGGCTGGCCAGCCAACACCGCCTCGATCGCAGCCCGCAGGCTATGACCGTCCACCGGCTGATCATTCCCCGGTCGGCTGTCATCAAGCTGCCCTCGATAGACTAAGGCGCGATCGCCATCGAAGAGAAAAAAGTCAGGGGTGCAGGCGGCGGTGTAGGCCTTGGCAGTTGCTTGGGTTTCATCAAAACAGAGAGGAAACGCAAAGCCCACCTCACTCACCATGGCTTTGAGGCTCTCCGGCGCATCATCGGGATAGTTCACCGCGTCATTAGCGCTGATCGCCACAATCCCCAGCCCCTTGGGCAGGTAGTCATGACCGATCGCGGCTAGCTGCTGCTGCACATGCTTCACAAAGGGGCAATGGCGACAGATGAACATGACTAATAAGCCGCTCTTGCCCGCAAACGTAGACAGCGAGACTGTTTCACCCGTGACCACATCGGGGAGTTGAAAATCTGGGGCGAGGGTGCCTAGATCTAACATGGTGGAAGCTGTTCGAGCCATCATCCTCTCCTTAGGTTTATCACAGGGGCGATCGCTCTTCCATGAACCTCGCCCCACTGTGTATTTTAACGGGATTTTAGCGGGACTTTGGGCCCAAACCCATCCTCCATCTGGCTGCCCATCAGATGCTCCAGTGTGGAAATTGCGATCGCTTCCTCAGCAATAACCGAACTGTTACCAATCTTTTGCCTGTTACCCTAGAATCAGCATCAGAATTGCAAATCCTGTGTACCGTGCATATCCAGTAAGGAGAACGTATCAATGGCTGCGACTGATTTCAGAGACTACTACGCCATCTTGGGAGTCAGCAAATCGGCGAGTCATGATGACGTGAAACAAGCGTTTCGCAAACTGGCTCGCAAATTTCACCCTGATCTCAACCCAGGTGATCAGGTAGCTGAGGCGCGGTTCAAGGAAATCAACGAAGCCTACGAGATTCTGTCCGATCCGGATAAGCGCAAGAAGTATGACCAATTTGGTCAATATTGGAAGCAGGCCGATCAGGCTTGGCCAGGCGGCGGCAATCCAGTTGACTTTGGTGGTTTTGATTTCAGCCAGTACGGCAGCTTTGACGAATTTATCAACGAACTCCTGGGTCGGTTTGGCAGCGCAGCCCCCCGAGGCGGGCAACGCACCTACAGCCGTCCACCCGGAGGCCCAGGTTTTGGCGACTTTTCCGGATTTACTGATCCTTCATCGGTCAGTGGCGGTGATGTAGATGTTGCTCTCAGCCTCAGCTTGTCGGAGGCCTTTCACGGTGTCCAGAAACGTTTGAGAATAGGATCGGACGAAATCCGAGTCAAGATTCCAGCCGGTGTCACCACGGGTAAGCGCATCCGGGTAAGGGGCAAGGGGTCGCCCAATCCCTACACTCAGCAAGCTGGAGACTTATATCTCAATGTGGAACTCCAGCCCCACGCCTTCTTCCAGTTTGAGGGCGAGAATCTTGTCTGTGAAGTACCGATCGCCCCGGATGAAGCAGCGTTAGGCGCGGCGGTGGATGTACCGACGCCGGATGGGATGGTCACCGTGAATATTCCCCCAGGCATTCGCTCGGGGCAGACCCTGCGACTGCGAGGCAAGGGCTGGCTGAAGCCTAAGGGTGGCCGCACCGATCAATTAGTACGGGTGGCGATCGCTGTTCCCAAAACTCTCACGGACGTGGAGCGAGAATGCTACGAAAAATTGCGTGACCACCGAGGCAGCCATCCACGCCAAGGTCTCACGCAAGTAAGTCTATAATCAAGTCCCCTATCACGGAATATTGAGGGAAGCTAGGTGTAGTTTTTTCAAAGCCCCTCCGCTCTGGGAGAGGGGTTTGGGGTGAGGGGCTTCGAGGTTTTTCAGTCTACCAGGGATGGTGCAGAACAACTCTATGAGTGGAGTGTCGCGCCACCCTGGGTTTTCCCCTAGTCATAGGAACTAGAGGGAAACCTGTTGCTGAACGGTGGGATATCGCGAGCTGTGCTTAGATGATCGTACCGTCGGAAATCACAGCATTTTTCAAAATCACCACAATGCCGCTACGGATGTAGA from the Leptolyngbya sp. CCY15150 genome contains:
- a CDS encoding thioredoxin family protein, with the protein product MARTASTMLDLGTLAPDFQLPDVVTGETVSLSTFAGKSGLLVMFICRHCPFVKHVQQQLAAIGHDYLPKGLGIVAISANDAVNYPDDAPESLKAMVSEVGFAFPLCFDETQATAKAYTAACTPDFFLFDGDRALVYRGQLDDSRPGNDQPVDGHSLRAAIEAVLAGQPVDADQRPSIGCNIKWKPGTAPQS
- a CDS encoding J domain-containing protein; translated protein: MAATDFRDYYAILGVSKSASHDDVKQAFRKLARKFHPDLNPGDQVAEARFKEINEAYEILSDPDKRKKYDQFGQYWKQADQAWPGGGNPVDFGGFDFSQYGSFDEFINELLGRFGSAAPRGGQRTYSRPPGGPGFGDFSGFTDPSSVSGGDVDVALSLSLSEAFHGVQKRLRIGSDEIRVKIPAGVTTGKRIRVRGKGSPNPYTQQAGDLYLNVELQPHAFFQFEGENLVCEVPIAPDEAALGAAVDVPTPDGMVTVNIPPGIRSGQTLRLRGKGWLKPKGGRTDQLVRVAIAVPKTLTDVERECYEKLRDHRGSHPRQGLTQVSL